A window of Kribbella voronezhensis genomic DNA:
GACCGGGCCAGGCGGGAACTCGGCTGGGAGCCCAAGCACCTGGACGCCGTCGCCGATATCGCGGCAGGACGCTAGAGCTCCTTGCGCATCTGCTGCGAGATCACGACGTAGCCGAGGGAGTCGTACAGGGAGATCGCCGTGGTGTTGTAGCCGAACACGTTGAGGTCGAGCCGGTCGAACCCGCGCTGTCGGCACTCCTCCTCGCCGGCGAGCATGATCGCGCGGCCGTAGCCGTGCCCGCGCTGGTCCTCCCGCACCTCGATGTCGTAGATGAACGGGACCGGCTTGCGGGCATGGATCCACAGGTCGCCGACCAAGGTTCCGTCGGCGGCGCAGGCCGACCAGAGCAGGTGACCCTCGGTCGCCAGTCCGTCGGGCAGCAACTGCCGCATTTCCTTGTGCGACTGTTCGAGTGCTTGCTCCGGGGTCAGCGCCCGGGCCGGCCCGATCGCGGCCGCATAGCCGACGCCGATGCGCTCGTGCCAGCTGGTGAACTCGTCCTCGGTCATCGGGCGCAGGGTGATCTGCGGTGCGGTGCTCATCGGCCGACGATAACCCGCGACCGCGGCCAACATGGAGGTTTTGTTGCGATCGGATCGCAGATTCGGCGCGAAGGGTTGCTCAAGGGTTATCCCGCGGCGACGAGCCTTCCGGTCGCCCCCTGTGCTCACCTAGTGTCTGAGCGTCTCCGGTAGATGGTTGCCTTCGGCTACCTCCTGCCGGAGACGCTGCTGCGCCGGGGGAGCTCGGCGGAACCCGATGAGGAGGAACCGTGCGCCTGAAGCCCGCACGTACGACGGCCCTTGGAGTGCTCGGTGTCGCTCTGGTGGCCGGGCTGGGCCAGTTGCCCCAGTCCGTCGCGAGTCCGGCACCCGCCGACGGCACCGCGCCGACCGGGCCCGCGGCCGTGAAGGCCGGACCGGACGAACTGCCGAACGCGCTCGAAGACAAGCGGCGCGACCTGCGGCAGGAGGCGATGACCGATGTCCTGACCGGCGCCGCCAAGATCGAGAAGCGCGGTACCAGCAAGGTCGTCAAGGTCGGCCGGGAGATCGCCGCGCCGGCCGCCCGGGATGCTCGCGGCAAACTGAAGAGCGCCCGGATCGGCAAGAACCAGTACGTCGAACTCGCGCGGGAGAAGACCGACAAGATCTTCGTCATCCTGGCCGAGTTCGGCAACCAGCGACACCCGGACTTCCCCGACAAGGACACCGATCCGAACACGGCCGGCCCGTCGACGTACGACGGACCGGTGCACAACGCGATCCCCGCGCCGGACCGGACCAAGGACAACTCGACCGTCTGGCAGGCCGACTACTCCCCGGCGCACTACCGGGACCTGTACTTCGGCAAGGGCGACTCGGTGAAGACGTACTACGAGAAGCAGTCCTCGGGCCGCTACTCCGTCGACGGCACCGTCTCGGACTGGGTCAAGGTGCCCTACAACGAGGCTCGCTACGGCCGGAGCAACGGCACCCCGTGCGCCGACAACATCTGCTCCAACACCTGGAACCTGATCGCCGACGCGGTGAACCAGTGGGTCGCGGATCAGCAGAAGGCCGGCAAGACCGACGACCAGATCAAGGCGACGCTGAAGTCCTACGACCAGTGGGACCGCTACGACTACGACGGTGACGGCGACTTCAACGAGCCGGACGGGTACATCGACCACTTCCAGATCGTGCACGCCGGTGGCGACCAGGCCAACGGCGATCCGCACCAGGGTGAGGACGCGATCTGGTCGCACCGCTGGTACGCGTTCCAGAACAACTCCAGCGGCCCGTCGGCGAACAAGCTCGGTGGCGTCCAGATCGGTTCGACCGGCCTGTGGATCGGTGACTACACGATCCAGCCGGAGAACGGCGGGATGAGCGTCTTCGCGCACGAGTACGGTCACGACCTCGGACTGCCGGACCACTACGACACCTCCGGCCGGCCGAGCCAGAACCCGGTCAACTGGTGGAGCGTGATGGCGCAGAACCGGGCCGGGGCGAAGGGCGACATCGGTATCGGCCTGAAGCCGCAGGACATGGGCACCTGGGACAAGCTGCAGCTCGGCTGGCTCGACTACGAGACGGTGAAGGCCGGCCAGACCCGGTCGGTCGACCTCGGCCCGCACGAGTTCAACACCAAGAAGGCCCAGGGCGTGGTCGTGGTGCTGCCCAAGAAGAAGGTCACCACCCAGCTGGCCAAGCCGGTCACCGGCGCCAAGTCGTGGTGGAGCGGCACCGGCGACAAACTCAACAACACGCTCAGCCGCAAGGTGACGCTGCCCGCCGGGAGTTCCTCGCTGACCTTCCAGGCGAACTGGAAGATCGAGGACTGCGGGCCGGACCCGTGCGACTACGCGTACGTCGAGGTGAACGACGGCTCCGGCTGGAAGGCCGTCCCGGGCAGCATCACCAAGGCGGCCGAGGCGAACGGGATCGACGGCGACAGCCAGGGCTGGAAGCCGGCCGAGTTCGACCTGTCCGCGTTCGCTGGCAAGACGATCGACCTGCGGTTCCGGTACGCGACGGACGCCGCCACGCACGGGCTCGGCTTCTTCGCCGACGACATCAAGCTCACCGCCGGTGGGCAGACCCTGGTCGACGACGGCGCCGAGAACGGCGCGAACGGCTGGACGGCGACCGGCTTCCAGGCCGCCGGCGAGTCGGTCACCAACGAGTACGACAACTTCTACCTGGCGTCGAACTACACGTACAGCTCGTTCAACAAGTACCTCAAATACGGGCCGTACAGCTTCGTCGGTACGCCGCGGCCGGACTGGGTGGAGCACTACCCGTACGAGGACGGCCTGCTCGTCTCGTACTGGGACACCTCGCAGAACAACAACGAGACGGCGGTGCACCCCGGTGAGGGGCAGTGGCTGCCTATCGACGCGAACCCGACCTTGCGGGTGAACCTGAAGGGCGCGTTCTGGAAGACGTCGGTCCAGAGCTACGACTCCACCTTCGGGTTGCAGAAGTCGGACTCGTTCAGCCTCACAGTGAACGGGCAGAAGAACTACATCCGCGGCGCCGACGCGGTACCGGTCTTCGACGACCGCAAGGACTTCTGGTCGGCCGACGTTCCGTCGTACGGCGTGAAGGTGCCGCATGTCGGAGTGAAGATCCGGGTGGTCACCCAGCAGGGCACCTCGATGCGGATCCTGATCAGCAAGTGAGCTGATGCGCGAAAGGGCCCGGAGCACCATGCTCCGGGCCCTTTTCCGTGCCTCGTCACGGTCGGTGAGAACGGTGTGCGGACGTTTGCTGCCGGGTACCAGGAAAAGAACCCGCGGTTCGGCCAACAGCCGCGCAGA
This region includes:
- a CDS encoding GNAT family N-acetyltransferase; this encodes MSTAPQITLRPMTEDEFTSWHERIGVGYAAAIGPARALTPEQALEQSHKEMRQLLPDGLATEGHLLWSACAADGTLVGDLWIHARKPVPFIYDIEVREDQRGHGYGRAIMLAGEEECRQRGFDRLDLNVFGYNTTAISLYDSLGYVVISQQMRKEL
- a CDS encoding immune inhibitor A domain-containing protein translates to MRLKPARTTALGVLGVALVAGLGQLPQSVASPAPADGTAPTGPAAVKAGPDELPNALEDKRRDLRQEAMTDVLTGAAKIEKRGTSKVVKVGREIAAPAARDARGKLKSARIGKNQYVELAREKTDKIFVILAEFGNQRHPDFPDKDTDPNTAGPSTYDGPVHNAIPAPDRTKDNSTVWQADYSPAHYRDLYFGKGDSVKTYYEKQSSGRYSVDGTVSDWVKVPYNEARYGRSNGTPCADNICSNTWNLIADAVNQWVADQQKAGKTDDQIKATLKSYDQWDRYDYDGDGDFNEPDGYIDHFQIVHAGGDQANGDPHQGEDAIWSHRWYAFQNNSSGPSANKLGGVQIGSTGLWIGDYTIQPENGGMSVFAHEYGHDLGLPDHYDTSGRPSQNPVNWWSVMAQNRAGAKGDIGIGLKPQDMGTWDKLQLGWLDYETVKAGQTRSVDLGPHEFNTKKAQGVVVVLPKKKVTTQLAKPVTGAKSWWSGTGDKLNNTLSRKVTLPAGSSSLTFQANWKIEDCGPDPCDYAYVEVNDGSGWKAVPGSITKAAEANGIDGDSQGWKPAEFDLSAFAGKTIDLRFRYATDAATHGLGFFADDIKLTAGGQTLVDDGAENGANGWTATGFQAAGESVTNEYDNFYLASNYTYSSFNKYLKYGPYSFVGTPRPDWVEHYPYEDGLLVSYWDTSQNNNETAVHPGEGQWLPIDANPTLRVNLKGAFWKTSVQSYDSTFGLQKSDSFSLTVNGQKNYIRGADAVPVFDDRKDFWSADVPSYGVKVPHVGVKIRVVTQQGTSMRILISK